From the Planktothricoides raciborskii GIHE-MW2 genome, the window CCTGTCCTCCGGTATCGGCAATACCCATGAACTTTAAAAATTGACTCAGGGTAATAGTTTTGCTGTTTGTGGCCATAAAGTCCCTCTGAAATGATTAGATCAGTGCGATCGTATCACTTTTGTCCAATCGCTTTTACCACGGGAATCGGAATTTTTTGCCCCAATGCCACCCTACTACATTCCCACCAGTGATTATTTCGGATTTTAGATAGTACAAAAAACCTTACCTGGAGATGTTCGCCAACAGTGACAGCTTAAAAACTGGCATGAATTTATCCTGAAAGCTGCCTAATTAGCCTGAATATGTAATTAACGATTTCAAGCAAAGACATTTTATGATTAACCAAACCTCGAAAGAAACCGAAACCCAAGCCCAAACCCAAACCCAAACCCAAACCCAACCTCAACCTCAACCCAAAACTTCTACTGAATTTCACCCGCAAGAATTCGATCAAGCTATGAACGATTTAGGTAAAGCCTTTGCCGTTTATATGACTTGGAAATTTTCCGGTTTACTCGATCGCTAATACAATCCCAGAAAATGAAACTCAGTCAAGTGTCTGTTGGAGTGCCATTATGTTTCAGCCAAAGCAATTCCCAGCAAATTGCTGGTTTCTGGATTGTCACCGCAAGTTAACTTCTCCATCGCTTTTCCACAACTTCTCACAACTTATCCAGCAAATTGTCCAGCAAATTATTTTTTCACATAAAAAACCCGGTTTCAGAGAAACCGGGTTTTTTATCCGTGATGAGTCAATAATCTGGGAGTAAGTGCATATTTACTAGCCTCTAAATTATGAGATATTTATCTAACCTCAGCCAAAGATTTCCCAATCTTTAACTCTTCTTTACTCTGACCCAGTTGTTGCCAGAGTTTTTCAATTTCGCAATACGCTTCTTCCAAAGACATCTTGCCATTGCCCGCTAAATTAGAAATTAACGTCGCTTCTTGAACAAAATCTTCCATCCGGTTATGAAATTCAACATTTTCTGGAGTTAATTCACCATAGAAATGGCTATGAGGATGAATAAATTCAGCGCTTTTAATCATAGTTTTCACCTCGATATTTTAGGAATTGATTAATAATCAGGAATATTCTGGTAGAATCAGCATTTTTACACAATTGTTTCAAAGCTTATCTTTATCCCTTATCCTTCACTTATTATTATTATACCCTAAATTGCAAATTTGTGTGACATAAACCACATTTTTTTAATCAAGACCCAACGAGAAAACCTATTAGGGATCCAGAATGACGATAGTGTCTTGTCGATAAAACCGCAAGCGAGTATCTACGATCATTGGTCAGAAAGTCCTTGGTTAGTTGTTGACGGTTGGCGGTTCCCCACAGCGATCGCGACTTTACAGGATCGGCACCCCTGCACTACTATGCACGATGGCGGTTACCCGTTTCCTGTTCCCTATTTCCGATAAAATTTGCCCGGTAGGACGAATGAGGATTTTTTGAGGATTTTTGGTGATGACGGTTCAAATTAGAATTGGCAATGGTTATGATATCCACCGCTTAGGAAGCGATCGCGCACTAATTCTGGGGGGAGTCAAAATTGAGCATTCCTTGGGATTAGTGGGTCATAGCGATGCAGATGTGTTAACTCATGCGATCATGGACGCCATGCTCGGTGCCCTCAGTTTAGGAGACATTGGTCACTACTTTCCGCCCACGGACGATCGCTGGAAAGGTGCCGATAGTTTAGTGTTATTAGCCCAAGTTAACCAGTTAATCAAAGAGAAAGGGTGGCAAGTGAGCAATATTGACTCTGTGGTGGTGGCAGAACGGCCTAAATTAAAACCGCATATTAGCAAAATGCGCGATCGCCTCTCAACAGTCTTGGGGATCGACCCTGACCAAGTAGGAGTCAAAGCCACCACCAACGAAAAACTCGGCCCCGAAGGGCGGGAAGAAGGGATTTCCGCGTATGCCGTAGCCTTACTCGTCAAAGCTAATTAATTTGTTTAGGGCGTAGGGTGTAGGGTGTAGGGTGTAGGGCTGCCATCGGTGTGGGGGGAAGAGAGAAAAGAGAATAGAGAAAAGAGAATAGAGAATTTTCCTATGCATCCTATGCATCCTATGCATCCTATGCATCCTATGCATCCTCTCTTCCCCTACACCCTACACCCTACACCCTACACCCTACACCCTACACCCTACACCCTACACCCTACACCCTACACCCTACACCCTACACCCCAAAAGCCCGATGGCGGCCCTCCACAGAAATTCTACAGATTCAACTTGGCAATAATTTCTTTTAAAACATTGGCCGAATGCTGCAACTGAGATAATTCGGTATCAGTCAAATTTATATTCACCATCTTGGTTGCCCCTTGACGATTTACCACCATCGGTAAACTTAAACAAACATCTTGGATGCCGTGGAAATCTTGAATTAAACTACTTACCGTCATCACCCGATTCTGATTTCTTAAAATTGCCTGGACAAAGCTTCCCAGTAATATAGGTCATAATATCCACCGGATTACTGACAATTAAGAAAATTGCATCAGCGCAGTATTGAACTAATTCGGGAATTAATTTCTTAAAGATTTCCACATGGCGTTGCACCAGATCCAGGCGGCTTTCTCCCCGTTGCTGTTTTGCCCCAGCGGTAATAATCACAATATCAGCACCCGCTGCATCCGAAGGAGGTTTTTCCGGCATAAACTAGGGTCGGTTCGACAAAAGGCAAGCCATGTTGTAAGTCCATCACCTCCCCTTCTAGTTTTTGCTGGTTAATGTCTATTAAGGTAATGACATCCAAGGTATTTTGAATCAGCATGGAATAGGCACAAGCCATGCCCACTTGACCGATGCCAATAATTGCGGCTTTCGTACCATCTTTTTTGGCGATCGGTGATGTCAGATCGATTTGGGTGGTGAATAAATTTTCAAACATATTTCAGCGGAAATTCATTGAGTTATATTCGTTAAATTTTAAAGCATAAGGTTCATTTGGTAAAATCTTGGCATAACGGCTTTTTCCAAATCTCGATCGCAAATAGTTTGATTCATCACTTAATCGTTAAACCCGTCTAAGAAAATGGAGTGATATAAAATATCTGGGGGTTGGCCAAAATTACCAAAAATTGTTATGAATTCATAACAAAGTAGCCAATATTTACCGAAAATTAAGCGGATGGGTCATCATCTATACAGCAGATTGCGAAAATATTAAAATATGTTAAGATAAGCGAAACCGTAAAAAAGCGATCGCACAACTATCGCTGAAATATTTGCCTGCTTAGGCTCTAGCAATCATGTAAATGTAGATAATGAATGGTCAGAGTCTAGATAAGGATGTAACAGTAATCTCGTGAAAACACTGGAGGAAGATGAACCATGAAAATTTGGGTGAATGAACAACTCGATCCTAGCGGAATGCTGTATGCCTGTATTGCCTGCTGCGATGAAACCCAGGCCCAAGAATGTTATGACTCTTTTGAGGAAAATTTAAGTGAATCTCAAAGGGTGCAAGGTTGGCTAACTAGGATGCGAACGGTCGCTTCATGGGATGAAGTGCCAGTCAGTGCCTTAAAATTAAACTAATCTTCAACTCATCTTCAAATAATCAAAAAAGCACAGAAAAAAGACAGGTATTTTTATGAAAAACCTGTCTTTTTTTCCTGCCCTACAGACCGCATCTTGCCTGTAAAAAAACATGATTTATCGGTTTGGGGGCAATTGCTTGGGTCGGCGAAACTGGGGCTGAGAACGCAGGGGACTAAGAATTTGATTCATCCGGCGTAGCTGTTCGGGGGTGCCCATACAAATCAAGACATCATCTGCCAGTAATTGTGTATCCGCAGTGGGGCCTCCGATCAGCGTCCCATCCTGACGGCGAATTGCCAGAATTAAAGCGCCCGTCTGACCCCGCAGATCCGCATCTTTGACCGTATAACCAACAAAGGGACAAGTTTCTGAGTTAACTTTGTATTCTTCCAGATATAAGGTGCGATCGGCCCCAGTAATAATCCCATCGACAAAATCCATCACCTCTGGTCGTAATGCCGCCGCTGCCATGCGTCGTCCCCCCGTAATATAAGGTGAAATCACCGTATCGGCGCCTGCCCGTTGCAACTTTTTCACCGCGTCCTCGGTGTTTGCCCGGGCAATAACTCGCAATTTGGGATTGAGGGTTTTTGCGGAAATCAAAGTATAAAGATTTTCCGCATCAGAAGGGAGGACGGTAATTAAACAAACTGCCCGTTCAATTCCTACCTGAATTAAGGTCGAATCCAAAGTCGCATCAGCCAGAACCGCAATACAATCAAGTTGTTCGGCTGCCTGCACTTCTTCTGGGTCGTTTTCTAGGACTAAGAAAGGAATGCCTTCTGCTTTGAATTCCAAAGCAACTTGACGTCCGGTGCGACCAAATCCACAGAGGATATAGTGTTCTGATAATGTATCTATCAATCGTCTCTGTTGCCTTAATCGAATAACGTCTTGAAAATATCCTGCAATAATCGCTTCTGTAAACCGATTCACAATGTAACCGATGGTAATTACACCCAGGGCAATTAAAGACATGGTGAACAGTCGCCCCGTAGGACCGAGAGGTCGCACCTCAGTAAATCCCACCGTTGAAAGGGTAATTGCAGTCATATAGGCGGCTTCGGATAAAGACCATCCTTCCATTGACCAGTATCCCAAGGTGCCTAGTAAAAAAACACCCCCAAGTAAACTGACACTGGTAATCAGTTCTTTCCTAATCCGTCGGTATTTTTGTTCTAGGATTGAATGCACTGGTTTGGTGTGAGAAGCACTTTCATTTTTGGTGTGATCTGATTAATTTTTGCATCGATTGTCACCAAAATCAGGATCTAGGTTGTGTGGCGATCGCATTTTTCAGTCAACGGTTGACGGTTAACGATTAACGATATCCGCCACCTACACCGCCACCTACATCCCGACTTGCATCCCGACTTAATAATCAAAAACCCCTGTAACCGATTTAGGTGACAGGGGTAAAAACCTTGTTATGATAAGGTTTCCGGGAATGGGCAGTACTGGGCTCGAACCAGTGACATCCTGCTTGTAAGGCAGGCGCTCTACCACTGAGCTAACCGCCCGGTTTTTGTAACCGAATCTACTATAGCACACTTTTTTCAATTTATGCCATCTGGTCGCACCCATGACGAAATTACTTTATGGAGCTTGCCCTGGGTGGCAGGTATCACCTGGGTTTTCACCCGTAACAGCCATTTAACTTTATTTGTTTCGGGAGGTTTTTTATTCAGTGGGCTGATGTTTGGCCCGGATCTGGATATCTATTCCCAGCAGTTTCTCCGTTGGGGGTGGTTGCGTTGGATTTGGCTGCCTTACCAAAAGAGTTTGCACCATCGCTCATTTCTGTCTCACGGTCCGGTGATTGGCACGGTGTTACGAGTTGTTTATCTGATGACTTGGATCGGCATGGTGGCGATCGCTATTTTGTTGGTGATGGATCTAGTCCGGGGTATGCCCTGGACCGTGGAGATGATGATTCAATGGGGGGCGCGATCGCTTCTGAGTCATTACCCAGACTTAATTGCCCTATTGATTGGTTTCGAGTTGGGGGCAATGAGTCACTCCTTAAGTGACTGGGGGGGTTCCACTTATAAACAAATAAAATCTCGCGGTTGGATGGCGGTGTTGCCCAAGTCTGTCACCTCCCAACTGGCGAAACGGCAGTCCCGCAAGTCCAGAAAACCCCCGCGTCCGTCTAGCAAATCCAGCCAACCGAAGGGTGGTCAGTCCAAGGGTCGGGGCAGCAGTGGCAGAAAAGCCCCCACACCGAAACGCAAATAAAGGGCAAGTAAAACACAAATAAAAATTCTAAGATGGTAAGAAAGTCCGGGCTAATCTGCACTTATATTTTGCACTTACATCACTTATATTATGTCCACCTACGAAACATCTCCAGCTAATCTGACTCCTGAACTTGCGGCTATGGAACAATTGATTTCCGTGGTGGCTAAATTGCGATCGCCTGATGGCGGTTGCCCCTGGGACTTGGCACAAACCCCAGAAAGCCTGATTCCCTATATCATCGAAGAAGCTTATGAGGTGGTCGATGCCATTCGGCAGGGCGATCCAAAGGCGATCGCCGAAGAATTAGGAGACTTGCTGTTACAAGTTGTTTTACAAGCGCAAATTGCCAAAGAATCTGGTCAATTTAGCATCGCCGAAATCGCCCAAGGAATCAGTGAAAAATTAATTCGCCGCCATCCTCATGTATTCGGGGATCTGAAAGTGAACAGCATCGAAGAAGTTCACCAAAATTGGGAACAAATTAAGGCTTCAGAAAAGGGCGAAACCAACTCAGAAAGCCAATTACTCAGTGATAAACTCAGCCGTTATGCCCGGACATTTCCCCCATTAGTGGCGGGAATGAAAATTTCTAAAAAAGCGGCAGCGGCGGGCTTTGAATGGGATGATGCCGAAGGAGTTTGGGCGAAATTACATGAGGAATTAAATGAGTTTAAACACGCCGTAGAACATGAAACCAAAGAAGAGCAAAAAGCTGAACTGGGAGATATTCTCTTTGTGTTGATTAATTTGGCACGTTGGTATGATTTGGAACCGGAAGAAGCTTTACAAATTACCAATGAAAAGTTTATTCAGCGGTTATCGAAAGTGGAGGCATTTAGCGATCGCCCATTGTCTGATTATTCTTTAGAAGAATTAGATCAACTTTGGGCAAAAGCCAAAGCACAAATTGCCCAGCAAAAATCAGCCAGCAAAAGTTAAATCATCTTCCCTAATTCAGAAACCGGGTTTCTGCGACAATTTACAGCACTTTTATCCGCGAGTCAACCACAAAGAATTTGTAGGGGCGAAGCATGACCGCAGAAGTTTGACGCTGAAAATATTAATGTGAATCCGGTCATGCTTCGCCCTACCCTGGTTCAGTAGGGGCGAAACCGCTGTATGATACCAAACCAATATTTATAGAACCAACCCGGTTTCTTTCGTCAAGCCAATTTATCAGACAAATCAGACAAAAATGATTAAACTTAAACCGAGTCTAAAACTAAGTCTAAATTTAGCGATCGCCTCTCTCTTAGCAGCCCTAGCGGGATGTACCAGCGCCCCAACAAGTAACCTAGGGCGAATTTGCACTTATGATGCCACAAAAGACCCGGAAAAAAGCCTGGGACAAAATGCAACATTGATCGTCCAAGAACAAGGAGGCGATACAATTTTTACTTACCAGTCTTTACCCTCGGTTCCCGTGGCGGAAAATATTACTCTGAATGCGAAAAGGGAATTAGTTTTTAAGAATACCCAGTTAGATACAGCCAGGGTAATTTTGCTGCAAAATAAGCCATATTTTAACCAGCTAGTAGGGGAGGAAAAACCCAAAGTATTTGCTGCCGTGAATCAGTTTTTAACTTGTCAATAGGCGGGAATCGCGCAATTTTGAAGAAAGAGTGGCAGGGGGGCAGGGTAAAACCGCACCCTCAATGGTCACTCGATGAACCAATCAATCAAAAAAGATTAAATAAACCTGATAATTTGGCAAAATTGTGATAAAAAATAGTATAATCATATAATTGCTATTTTTTATTCGTTTAGCAGGAACTATTAAAGAATGCCTCTGCCTATAGTAGCTATTATTGGCCGACCGAATGTCGGTAAGTCCACCCTGGTGAATCGTTTGGCGAGTACGCGAGATGCGATCGTCCATGATGAACCGGGAGTCACCCGCGATCGCACCTACAAACAAGCCTTTTGGGGCGATCGGGATTTTCAAGTCGTCGATACCGGGGGTTTAGTCTTTGCCGACGACACGGAATTCTTGCCGTTAATTAGAGAACAAGCCTTGACTGCCCTCACGGAATCAGTTGCCGCCATTTTTGTGGTCGATGGTCAAGCGGGTTTGACCTCTGGGGATGAAGAAATCGCCCAATGGTTACGACAACAAAAAGTGCCCATATTGTTGGCAGTGAATAAATGTGAATCAGAAACAATGGGTCTGACTCAAGCCGCCGAATTTTGGAATTTAGGACTGGGCGAACCTTTTCCTCTTTCCAGTATTCACGGCAATGGAACTGGTGAACTTTTAGACAAATTGATTACCTATTTTCCCCCGGTCGATGCAATTCCCGAAATCGAAGAAATTAAAATTGCCATTGTGGGGCGTCCGAATGTCGGTAAATCCAGTTTATTAAATAGCTTAGTCGGTCAACAACGGGCAATTGTTAGCCCAATTTCCGGCACTACTCGCGATACTATTGATATGGTGGTGCAACGGGACGATCAGGTTTATCGCCTGATTGATACAGCGGGAATTCGCAAAAAGAAAAATATCGATTACGGAGTGGAATTTTTTAGTATTAATCGGGCATTTAAAGCCATTCGCCGATCTGATGTGGTGTTGCTGGTGATTGATGCGGTGGATGGAGTCACGGAACAAGACCAAAAACTCGCCGGACGGATTGAAGATGAAGGTCGCGCTTGTGCGATCGTGGTGAATAAATGGGATTTAATTGAAAAAGATTCTTCGACCATTTATGACTATGAACGAGACATTAAAGATCGTCTCTATTTTGTCAATTGGGCACCGACGATTTTTACCAGTGCATTGACCGGCAAGCGAGTGCCGAATATTCTGGATTTAGTGGATCAAGTGGTGAGTCAACATCGCCGTCGCGTCTCTACTTCGGTGATTAATGAAGTGCTCGAAGAATCCGTGCGTTGGCATACTCCACCGACCTCGCGGCAAGGGCGTCAAGGGAAGATTTACTATGGAACTCAAATCAGAAGCCAACCACCCACGATCGCCCTATTTGTCAACGATCCAAAACGGTTTAAAGATAACTATCGCAGTTATTTAGAACGACAATTTCGCGATCAGTTAGGCTTTGAAGGGACACCCGTTCGGTTTGTTTGGCGGGGCAAAAAAGCCCGTGATGGAGAAAGGTCTGGAGCAAATCGGGCGGTGCGAGTGTAATATTGATAATTGATAATTGATAATTGATAATTATCAATTATCAATTAATGCCAACCACCAACCAACAACCAACAACCAACAACCAACAACTAATAACATTTAGAAAATGGATTTATTGCGATCGCTGCCTCTGGGACTTTATTTAGAACAACCAATTACCTGGCTACATTCCTTAGATGCACGGGTAAAATTAATCTGGTTGCTGAGTTTTCTTTTAGCCCCGTTGTTAGGAAATATTCCTTGGCGAATTGCCTTAGTTGGTTTACTAATTATTTTAACCTTTACCGCCATGATTCCCATGCGGGTTTGGCGACAACAAATGGGCTGGTTACTAATCTTTAGTGTTATGGTATTGTGCATCACAGCGATCGCCCCAGATGGATTAGCCATTGAACACCAAAGGCGTCTTCCTGCCTCGGAAATTACCTTCGTCACCACACCGCAGAATCCGCAAACCACTGCCACTCGTCAACCGTGGTACGATCCCTTCGGTTGGTTTAGCAATTCTGAAGCAAAGCAGCAAAAAGATGCGACCAAAGACCCCGCAAAAAAACCGGAATTATCATCGGATATTAACTTACCCCAGCCCACGGATTATCGTTATGTCATTTTTGATCAAGGGCCTGTGAAAATTACCCGCCGTTCTTTAGACTTAGGTCTTCGAGTCAGCACATTATTATTTACCCTAATTTACAGCACCAATCTTTATTTACTCACCACCGCCCCAGAAGAAATTACCGCCGGACTCGAAGATTTAATGAGTCCGTTGCAACGCTTCAATTTGCCAGTCACAGAAATCACCCTTACCTTAACTTTATCTTTGCGATTTATTCCCTTAGTCTTAGAAGAAGTGCAAAACTTAATTAGAGCCGTTAGCACTAGGGCAATTAACTGGAAAAAACTCGGTTGGCGTCGTTCCGTGAAAGTTTGGTTAACGGTGGTAGAACGGTTATTAGAAAACCTGCTTTTGCGAGCCTCTCAAATTGCTAATAGTATGCAAGTACGCGGCTTTACCAGTCCCAATGAGCATCGGGTGCAGTGGCATCAATTGCGCCTCAAAAGAGTTGATTGGTTAGCGATCGCCGGTTTGTTTATATTGTGGGGATTAAGATTAACCTGGGGATGGCAAGCATGAATCAACAAATACACCAAAAAAAACAACAAATCCAGCAACAAATACAGCCACAAATACAGCCAAGTCAGCCGTGGTATTGGCGATCGCTCCCTTTGCAAAAACGTACCGGATCCCAAGTTTTTGCCGCCTTATTTCGCACCAACGGCAACATCGCCACCTTATTAGAAAGTCCGGCAACCAAACCCTTGGAAAGTCAGGCATTAGCCCGATATTCCATCTGCGCTGGAACCCCTCGGATCGTACAAAATCAGCCACAAATTTGGACACCGCCATTAGGAGAAATATTTCCCTTTTTGCAGCAACTTTGGCAGCAAATTGAAGCCCGCAAACAAGGCAAATTTTCGCACAAGTCTGCGGTGTTGCCCGGATTATTGCCAGACCCTTCCTTACCTTTTACCGGCGGTTGGTTAGGTTGGCTAGGATATGACTTCGCTTGGGAAGTGGAAAAACTGCCCCAAATTAACACAGATCCCCTACCTTTTCCCGTGGCTTATTGGTATGAACCCGCAGAATTTGCCATCTTAGACCACCTGGAGCAAATCCTTTGGTTAGCCGCTAGTGAACCCAGGGATCTTGATAGTATGGAACAGCGATTAGAAACTATTAAGGCTATTAAGGCAGAAAAGTTAGCGCCAAATTTCTCCCAAAATCAGGGCTTAGTCACCGATTTACCTGCCATCGATCCCCATTTTCAGGTAAACCAAGGGGAATATGAACAGATGGTGCGTCAAGCAAAAAAATATATTCAAGCGGGAGATATTTTTCAGGCAAATTTGTCCTTACGCTTTGAAGCGGAAATTAGCCGCAACAGTTGGCAGATTTATCAAGCCTTACAAAACATTAATCCTTCTCCCTTTGCGAGTTACTGGCAAACCCCCTGGGGCGAAATGATCAGTTGTTCTCCCGAAAGATTAGTAAAATTGCAAGGGAGAAAAGCGGAAACTCGACCGATTGCCGGGACGCGATCGCGCGGAGTCACCCCAGAAAAGGATCGCCAACTTGCCCAAGAACTCTTGACCAACACCAAAGAACGGGCTGAACATATCATGCTGGTGGATCTGGAACGGAACGACCTGGGTCGAGTTTGTCAATGGGGTTCCGTGCAAGTGGATGAACTCTTGACCATCGAGCGATATTCTCATGTAATGCACTTAGTCAGTAATGCGATCGGCACTTTGCGTCCCGACTGCAATGGCATCGACCTGATCCGCGCCATGTTTCCTGGGGGCACCATCACCGGCTGTCCTAAAGTTCGTTGCATGGAAATCATCGAAGAACTCGAA encodes:
- a CDS encoding energy-coupling factor transporter transmembrane protein EcfT → MDLLRSLPLGLYLEQPITWLHSLDARVKLIWLLSFLLAPLLGNIPWRIALVGLLIILTFTAMIPMRVWRQQMGWLLIFSVMVLCITAIAPDGLAIEHQRRLPASEITFVTTPQNPQTTATRQPWYDPFGWFSNSEAKQQKDATKDPAKKPELSSDINLPQPTDYRYVIFDQGPVKITRRSLDLGLRVSTLLFTLIYSTNLYLLTTAPEEITAGLEDLMSPLQRFNLPVTEITLTLTLSLRFIPLVLEEVQNLIRAVSTRAINWKKLGWRRSVKVWLTVVERLLENLLLRASQIANSMQVRGFTSPNEHRVQWHQLRLKRVDWLAIAGLFILWGLRLTWGWQA
- a CDS encoding TrkA family potassium uptake protein, producing MHSILEQKYRRIRKELITSVSLLGGVFLLGTLGYWSMEGWSLSEAAYMTAITLSTVGFTEVRPLGPTGRLFTMSLIALGVITIGYIVNRFTEAIIAGYFQDVIRLRQQRRLIDTLSEHYILCGFGRTGRQVALEFKAEGIPFLVLENDPEEVQAAEQLDCIAVLADATLDSTLIQVGIERAVCLITVLPSDAENLYTLISAKTLNPKLRVIARANTEDAVKKLQRAGADTVISPYITGGRRMAAAALRPEVMDFVDGIITGADRTLYLEEYKVNSETCPFVGYTVKDADLRGQTGALILAIRRQDGTLIGGPTADTQLLADDVLICMGTPEQLRRMNQILSPLRSQPQFRRPKQLPPNR
- a CDS encoding anthranilate synthase component I — translated: MNQQIHQKKQQIQQQIQPQIQPSQPWYWRSLPLQKRTGSQVFAALFRTNGNIATLLESPATKPLESQALARYSICAGTPRIVQNQPQIWTPPLGEIFPFLQQLWQQIEARKQGKFSHKSAVLPGLLPDPSLPFTGGWLGWLGYDFAWEVEKLPQINTDPLPFPVAYWYEPAEFAILDHLEQILWLAASEPRDLDSMEQRLETIKAIKAEKLAPNFSQNQGLVTDLPAIDPHFQVNQGEYEQMVRQAKKYIQAGDIFQANLSLRFEAEISRNSWQIYQALQNINPSPFASYWQTPWGEMISCSPERLVKLQGRKAETRPIAGTRSRGVTPEKDRQLAQELLTNTKERAEHIMLVDLERNDLGRVCQWGSVQVDELLTIERYSHVMHLVSNAIGTLRPDCNGIDLIRAMFPGGTITGCPKVRCMEIIEELEPVRRSLFYGSCGYLDWRGNLDLNILIRTLLCTHGETYPDANSPLSTSTKASASASSRVFGQVGAGIVADSDPEKEWHESLHKAQAQLAALQIARISDPNT
- the mazG gene encoding nucleoside triphosphate pyrophosphohydrolase, with the translated sequence MSTYETSPANLTPELAAMEQLISVVAKLRSPDGGCPWDLAQTPESLIPYIIEEAYEVVDAIRQGDPKAIAEELGDLLLQVVLQAQIAKESGQFSIAEIAQGISEKLIRRHPHVFGDLKVNSIEEVHQNWEQIKASEKGETNSESQLLSDKLSRYARTFPPLVAGMKISKKAAAAGFEWDDAEGVWAKLHEELNEFKHAVEHETKEEQKAELGDILFVLINLARWYDLEPEEALQITNEKFIQRLSKVEAFSDRPLSDYSLEELDQLWAKAKAQIAQQKSASKS
- the ispF gene encoding 2-C-methyl-D-erythritol 2,4-cyclodiphosphate synthase; this encodes MTVQIRIGNGYDIHRLGSDRALILGGVKIEHSLGLVGHSDADVLTHAIMDAMLGALSLGDIGHYFPPTDDRWKGADSLVLLAQVNQLIKEKGWQVSNIDSVVVAERPKLKPHISKMRDRLSTVLGIDPDQVGVKATTNEKLGPEGREEGISAYAVALLVKAN
- a CDS encoding metal-binding protein, translated to MPSGRTHDEITLWSLPWVAGITWVFTRNSHLTLFVSGGFLFSGLMFGPDLDIYSQQFLRWGWLRWIWLPYQKSLHHRSFLSHGPVIGTVLRVVYLMTWIGMVAIAILLVMDLVRGMPWTVEMMIQWGARSLLSHYPDLIALLIGFELGAMSHSLSDWGGSTYKQIKSRGWMAVLPKSVTSQLAKRQSRKSRKPPRPSSKSSQPKGGQSKGRGSSGRKAPTPKRK
- the der gene encoding ribosome biogenesis GTPase Der, whose amino-acid sequence is MPLPIVAIIGRPNVGKSTLVNRLASTRDAIVHDEPGVTRDRTYKQAFWGDRDFQVVDTGGLVFADDTEFLPLIREQALTALTESVAAIFVVDGQAGLTSGDEEIAQWLRQQKVPILLAVNKCESETMGLTQAAEFWNLGLGEPFPLSSIHGNGTGELLDKLITYFPPVDAIPEIEEIKIAIVGRPNVGKSSLLNSLVGQQRAIVSPISGTTRDTIDMVVQRDDQVYRLIDTAGIRKKKNIDYGVEFFSINRAFKAIRRSDVVLLVIDAVDGVTEQDQKLAGRIEDEGRACAIVVNKWDLIEKDSSTIYDYERDIKDRLYFVNWAPTIFTSALTGKRVPNILDLVDQVVSQHRRRVSTSVINEVLEESVRWHTPPTSRQGRQGKIYYGTQIRSQPPTIALFVNDPKRFKDNYRSYLERQFRDQLGFEGTPVRFVWRGKKARDGERSGANRAVRV